From the Luteolibacter arcticus genome, one window contains:
- a CDS encoding molybdopterin oxidoreductase family protein translates to MLSKLLKQHTGPLTADLVLEPGHFGLGKVPKRLIPASTVTSICGYCATGCQLKLHLDEHGRAINLTPQAGYPVNLGMACPKGWQALDPLDSPDRATTPLLRNEAGEKVPVGWAEAMEAFVTRFKDIKEKHGRESVAFLSTGQIPFEEMAFLGCLFKFGMGFIHGDANTRQCMATAATAYKQSFGFDAPPYSYADFEESDVIVLVGSNLCIAHPILWQRVMRNQRNPKIIVIDPRATETAQAATQHVNLKPKGDLALLYALAHCIVRDGRTDAESIRRTEGYDDFVAFLLDYSPAAVSDRTGLSVEEIEALARTVSEPGKRVSWWWTMGVNQSYEGVRAAQAMINLALITGNIGKPGTGANSITGQCNAMGSRLFSNTTSMVGGHEFAYEDHREKVATGLGIPLENIPSDSSLAYDQILAAAEEGKIKGLWIVATNPFHSWIDSGRLAAMREKLEFIVVQDMFHTTESALAADLVLPSAAWGEKDGCFINSERRIGTLKKVREAPGVALSDFRIFRLIARAWGCDELFGQWTDPEAAFRLLRDLTKDRPCDITGLEGYEMIDRLGGAQWPYPAANPPVDQERRLFEDGNYYTPSGKAKLLFSPPAELPENTDSAYPFMLLTGRGTSSQWHTQSRTAKSDILRKLYPQDAYIEIHPADAARLRLKENDMVTVRSRRGEMQASVYIAPTVQPGQLFLPMHYPEVNRLTHSSFDPHSRQPNYKACAVALAKS, encoded by the coding sequence ATGCTTTCCAAGCTCCTCAAGCAACACACCGGCCCGCTGACCGCGGATCTGGTTCTCGAACCCGGCCATTTCGGCTTGGGAAAGGTGCCCAAGCGGCTGATCCCGGCATCCACCGTCACTTCGATCTGCGGCTACTGCGCCACCGGCTGCCAGCTCAAGCTCCACCTCGACGAGCATGGCCGGGCAATCAATCTGACCCCCCAGGCCGGCTATCCGGTGAATCTCGGCATGGCTTGCCCGAAGGGTTGGCAGGCGCTTGATCCGCTCGACTCGCCGGATCGTGCGACGACGCCCCTGCTGAGGAATGAAGCGGGCGAAAAGGTGCCCGTCGGCTGGGCGGAGGCGATGGAAGCCTTCGTCACCCGCTTCAAGGACATCAAGGAGAAGCACGGCCGGGAATCGGTCGCCTTCCTGTCCACCGGCCAGATCCCCTTCGAGGAGATGGCCTTTCTCGGCTGCCTGTTCAAGTTTGGCATGGGCTTCATCCACGGCGACGCCAATACCCGCCAATGCATGGCCACCGCCGCCACCGCCTACAAGCAGTCGTTCGGCTTCGATGCCCCGCCCTACTCGTATGCCGACTTCGAGGAAAGCGATGTGATCGTGCTGGTCGGCTCGAACCTCTGCATCGCCCACCCGATCCTCTGGCAGCGGGTGATGCGGAACCAACGCAACCCGAAGATCATCGTCATCGATCCTCGCGCGACGGAGACCGCGCAGGCCGCGACGCAGCATGTGAATCTCAAGCCGAAGGGCGATCTCGCGCTGCTCTACGCGCTCGCGCACTGCATCGTTCGCGACGGTCGCACCGACGCGGAATCGATCAGGCGGACCGAGGGCTACGATGACTTCGTTGCCTTCCTCCTCGACTATTCGCCCGCCGCGGTCAGCGACCGTACCGGCCTTTCCGTCGAGGAAATCGAGGCCCTTGCCCGCACCGTTTCCGAGCCCGGCAAGCGCGTCTCCTGGTGGTGGACCATGGGCGTGAACCAGTCCTACGAGGGCGTCCGCGCCGCCCAGGCGATGATCAACCTCGCCCTGATCACCGGCAACATCGGCAAGCCCGGCACCGGCGCGAACTCGATCACCGGCCAGTGCAATGCGATGGGCTCGCGGCTATTCTCGAACACCACCTCGATGGTGGGCGGACACGAATTCGCCTACGAGGACCACCGCGAGAAGGTCGCGACCGGGCTTGGGATTCCGCTGGAAAACATCCCGTCCGACAGCTCGCTCGCCTACGACCAAATCCTTGCCGCCGCCGAGGAAGGCAAGATCAAGGGGCTGTGGATCGTTGCCACCAATCCCTTTCACTCGTGGATCGACAGCGGCCGGCTTGCCGCAATGCGAGAGAAGCTCGAGTTCATCGTGGTGCAGGACATGTTCCACACCACCGAGAGTGCGCTCGCGGCCGATCTGGTCCTGCCCTCGGCCGCGTGGGGCGAGAAGGACGGCTGCTTCATCAATTCGGAGCGCCGCATCGGCACGCTCAAAAAAGTACGCGAGGCCCCGGGCGTCGCGCTTTCCGACTTCCGCATCTTCCGCCTGATCGCCCGCGCCTGGGGCTGCGACGAGTTGTTTGGCCAGTGGACCGATCCCGAGGCCGCGTTCCGATTGCTGCGGGATCTGACGAAAGATCGTCCGTGCGACATCACCGGCCTGGAAGGCTATGAGATGATCGATCGCCTCGGCGGTGCCCAGTGGCCCTACCCTGCCGCCAATCCTCCGGTCGATCAGGAGCGCCGCCTGTTCGAGGACGGCAACTACTACACGCCCAGTGGCAAGGCGAAGCTGCTCTTTTCACCGCCGGCCGAGCTTCCGGAAAACACCGACTCCGCCTATCCCTTCATGCTCCTCACCGGCCGCGGCACCAGCAGCCAGTGGCACACCCAGAGCCGCACGGCCAAGTCCGACATCCTGAGGAAGCTCTATCCCCAGGATGCCTACATCGAGATCCACCCTGCCGATGCCGCCCGGCTCCGGCTGAAGGAGAACGATATGGTGACCGTTCGCTCCCGCCGCGGCGAAATGCAGGCGTCGGTCTATATCGCGCCCACCGTCCAGCCCGGCCAGTTGTTCCTGCCCATGCATTACCCGGAGGTGAACCGCCTCACCCACTCCTCGTTCGACCCCCACTCGCGCCAGCCGAATTACAAGGCCTGTGCGGTGGCACTGGCGAAGTCGTGA
- a CDS encoding alpha-ketoglutarate-dependent dioxygenase AlkB family protein: MNLLPRDGTAIYFGRIFNESTARNYYERLSSTLPWRHDEVVMFGKRVVTAREVAWFADAGIPYRYSGSVKQAAAWTPELAELKVRVEEITGLSFNSCLANLYHHGGEGMSWHSDDEKALLKHAGIASLSLGAERAFSFRHKRDGETVSLRLENGGLLVMKDETQDHWKHALPKSAKIKEPRINLTFRTMLV; encoded by the coding sequence ATGAACCTGCTTCCCCGGGACGGCACCGCCATCTATTTCGGCCGGATCTTCAACGAGTCCACCGCGCGGAACTACTATGAACGTCTGAGTTCCACTTTGCCGTGGCGGCATGACGAGGTGGTGATGTTTGGCAAACGCGTCGTGACCGCACGCGAGGTCGCGTGGTTCGCCGATGCCGGTATCCCGTATCGCTATTCGGGCAGTGTGAAGCAGGCCGCCGCATGGACACCGGAACTGGCTGAGTTGAAGGTCCGGGTCGAGGAGATCACCGGCCTCTCCTTCAACTCCTGCCTCGCGAACCTTTACCACCACGGCGGCGAAGGAATGAGCTGGCACAGCGATGACGAGAAAGCGTTGCTCAAGCACGCTGGCATCGCCTCGCTCAGCTTGGGTGCAGAGCGTGCATTTTCGTTTCGTCACAAGCGTGATGGAGAAACCGTATCGCTGCGACTGGAGAACGGCGGCCTGCTGGTCATGAAAGACGAGACGCAGGACCACTGGAAGCACGCCTTGCCGAAGTCGGCCAAGATCAAGGAACCGCGGATCAACCTGACCTTCCGGACGATGCTTGTTTGA
- a CDS encoding cytochrome P460 family protein, with protein sequence MRAIVCFIFLGLPVGAAPTDEELLAFVKKRAALERVTPQAFDMSKAVAARCSIDAVLLPSNPHAAAKSHVFANDPAALPIFDPWGKFPEGSLIVKEKLGAADGKTQLFTGMWKREKGYFPECGDWEFFTVDGAATKLVERGKLAQCASCHERYVQGDYVSKIYASAAQLSGGRIVLHASKAQVHGKKLQYEPQEKKNTLGFWVDAADHASWSFDVTRPGRFEVHVWQGCGKGSGGSEVEISAAGQGVRFTVEDTGHFQNFKERQVGTLSFEKAGPQKLEVRALSKPGAAVMDLRQMVLVPVP encoded by the coding sequence ATGCGCGCGATCGTTTGTTTTATCTTCCTTGGCTTGCCGGTCGGGGCTGCTCCCACCGATGAGGAGTTGTTGGCTTTCGTCAAAAAGCGCGCGGCTTTGGAGCGGGTGACGCCGCAGGCCTTTGACATGTCCAAGGCGGTCGCCGCCCGCTGCAGCATCGACGCCGTCTTGCTGCCATCCAACCCTCACGCCGCCGCGAAATCCCACGTGTTTGCCAACGATCCGGCCGCGCTGCCGATCTTCGATCCGTGGGGCAAGTTTCCCGAAGGCAGCCTGATCGTGAAAGAGAAGCTCGGCGCCGCCGACGGCAAGACGCAGCTCTTCACCGGCATGTGGAAGCGCGAGAAGGGCTACTTCCCGGAATGCGGCGACTGGGAATTCTTCACGGTGGATGGTGCGGCGACGAAGCTCGTCGAGCGGGGCAAACTCGCCCAATGCGCCTCTTGTCACGAACGTTACGTCCAAGGAGATTACGTCTCGAAAATTTATGCCTCCGCCGCGCAGCTCAGCGGGGGCCGGATCGTGCTACATGCCAGCAAGGCGCAGGTCCATGGCAAGAAGCTCCAATACGAGCCGCAGGAGAAGAAGAACACGCTGGGCTTTTGGGTCGATGCAGCCGACCACGCCTCATGGTCGTTCGACGTGACTCGTCCCGGCCGCTTCGAGGTCCACGTGTGGCAAGGCTGCGGCAAGGGCAGCGGTGGCAGCGAAGTGGAAATCTCCGCCGCGGGTCAAGGCGTCCGCTTCACGGTGGAGGACACCGGACATTTCCAGAACTTCAAAGAGCGCCAGGTCGGCACCTTGTCCTTTGAGAAGGCTGGTCCGCAGAAACTTGAAGTCCGTGCGCTTTCCAAGCCCGGGGCGGCGGTGATGGATCTTCGCCAGATGGTATTGGTGCCGGTTCCGTGA
- a CDS encoding PPC domain-containing protein, with translation MIARATLSLLLGGTAFAGFTPVLNLIEPRGGQRGTELEMHFYGERLDGLQELLAYDPGIEVRSIAVENDKHASAKIFIKPDAPLGEHGLRVRTAGGVSYLRSFFVGQFPTVSEVDPNDKPDQAQRIELNTTVQGVAKQEDVDYYVCSLKKGQRFTAEVEAMRLGRTMFDAYVAIVDPKGFEIASCDDAPLLRTDAFVSTIIPEDGDYRVLVREAAYEGNDNCQYRVSIGTFPRPTGVFPAGAKPGETIEFKFIGDPAGEFAESIAIPADAQGRFPLFPKRDGLTAPSPVWIRVSPLNHVAEAEPNGSTKQATKLPDPPCAAHGVIGENGDVDFLSFKAKKGENLTLKVLGRELRSPLDAVLAIRDAKGKSLANNDDQGGPDSILQWAAPEDGDYTATIRDQLKRGGADFTYRLEITRREPVVAATLPVVERDNSQKWKVINVPRGNRYAAVINVTRENVGCDLAFSADSLPAGVSLKAPVFHRSVNATPVVFEAAGDAPVAGSLYRFKVKSTGDAPPVEGPLRDTVHHVEINNQGAYHSAESDRIAVAVIEEAPFRLELDPPAVPIVKNGSMQLKVRAQRTEGYKEAINLRFLWNPPGIGTPVNITMAGDQSEALYEVNANGDAAPGEWQICVLGEANTPKGPVLVSTSLVTLKIAEPYLGMAIDMAATEQGKPTTVLCKVEYPGKFTVNATAELLGLPHGATTQPVSFPHGQAEVHFPVEIAADAAVGKHTAMFCRVTVPENGTTILHQVGQGGTLRIDKPAANTPPPQPVAKTEDKPAPTAPAAKPLSRLEQLRQQGK, from the coding sequence ATGATCGCACGCGCCACGCTTTCGTTGCTGCTCGGCGGGACGGCCTTTGCCGGCTTCACCCCCGTGCTGAATCTCATCGAGCCCCGGGGTGGCCAACGCGGCACGGAGCTGGAGATGCACTTCTACGGCGAGCGCCTCGATGGCCTTCAGGAGTTGCTCGCCTACGACCCCGGCATCGAGGTCCGCTCGATCGCGGTGGAAAACGACAAGCACGCCTCGGCCAAGATCTTCATCAAGCCCGATGCGCCTCTCGGAGAGCACGGGCTGCGCGTCCGCACCGCGGGCGGAGTCAGTTACCTGAGGTCGTTCTTTGTCGGGCAATTCCCCACCGTCAGCGAAGTCGACCCCAACGACAAGCCGGACCAGGCCCAGCGGATCGAGCTGAACACGACCGTCCAAGGCGTGGCGAAGCAGGAGGACGTGGACTACTATGTTTGTAGTTTGAAAAAGGGCCAGCGCTTCACCGCCGAGGTGGAGGCCATGCGGCTGGGCCGCACGATGTTTGACGCCTATGTCGCCATCGTCGATCCCAAGGGCTTCGAGATCGCCTCCTGCGACGATGCACCGTTGTTGCGCACCGACGCTTTTGTTTCCACGATCATCCCGGAAGACGGCGACTATCGGGTGCTGGTGCGGGAAGCAGCATATGAGGGAAACGACAACTGCCAGTATCGCGTCAGCATTGGCACCTTCCCTCGCCCCACCGGCGTGTTCCCGGCAGGAGCGAAGCCCGGTGAAACGATCGAGTTCAAGTTCATCGGCGACCCTGCGGGCGAGTTCGCCGAAAGCATCGCCATCCCCGCCGATGCGCAAGGGCGCTTCCCTCTCTTTCCCAAGCGCGATGGTCTGACCGCCCCCTCGCCCGTTTGGATACGAGTTTCCCCCCTGAACCACGTCGCCGAAGCCGAGCCGAATGGCAGCACGAAGCAGGCAACCAAGCTTCCCGATCCCCCCTGTGCAGCCCACGGCGTCATCGGCGAAAACGGCGACGTGGACTTCCTTTCGTTCAAGGCCAAGAAGGGCGAGAACCTCACGCTGAAGGTGCTCGGCCGCGAACTCCGCTCGCCGCTCGATGCCGTGCTCGCGATCCGCGATGCCAAGGGCAAGAGCCTCGCCAACAACGACGATCAAGGCGGCCCCGATTCGATCCTCCAGTGGGCAGCGCCGGAAGATGGCGACTACACCGCCACGATCCGCGACCAACTCAAGCGCGGCGGCGCCGACTTCACCTACCGGCTCGAGATCACCCGCCGCGAGCCGGTGGTCGCCGCCACGCTACCCGTGGTCGAGCGTGACAATTCGCAGAAGTGGAAGGTGATCAACGTCCCGCGTGGCAACCGCTACGCCGCCGTGATCAATGTCACTCGTGAGAATGTCGGCTGCGATCTCGCTTTCTCCGCCGACAGCTTGCCCGCCGGCGTCTCGCTGAAAGCTCCCGTCTTCCATCGCTCGGTCAATGCCACGCCGGTCGTCTTTGAGGCGGCCGGAGACGCGCCGGTTGCCGGCAGCTTGTATCGCTTCAAGGTGAAATCCACCGGTGATGCCCCACCGGTGGAAGGCCCGCTCCGCGACACGGTACATCACGTGGAGATCAACAACCAGGGTGCCTACCATTCCGCCGAGAGCGATCGCATCGCAGTGGCAGTGATCGAGGAAGCGCCTTTCCGTCTGGAACTGGATCCGCCGGCCGTACCGATCGTGAAGAACGGCTCGATGCAACTCAAGGTCCGCGCGCAGCGCACCGAGGGTTACAAGGAAGCGATCAACCTGCGCTTCCTGTGGAATCCGCCGGGCATCGGCACTCCTGTGAACATCACCATGGCCGGCGACCAGAGCGAGGCGCTCTACGAGGTGAATGCCAATGGCGATGCCGCGCCGGGCGAGTGGCAGATCTGTGTGCTGGGCGAGGCCAATACTCCGAAAGGTCCGGTGCTCGTTTCCACGTCCCTGGTCACCCTGAAGATTGCTGAGCCTTACCTCGGCATGGCCATCGACATGGCCGCCACCGAGCAGGGCAAGCCGACGACCGTCCTGTGCAAGGTCGAGTATCCCGGCAAGTTCACCGTCAATGCCACTGCCGAGCTGTTAGGTCTGCCTCACGGGGCGACGACCCAGCCCGTGAGTTTCCCGCACGGTCAGGCCGAGGTGCATTTCCCCGTGGAGATCGCCGCAGATGCCGCGGTCGGAAAACACACGGCCATGTTCTGCCGTGTCACGGTCCCGGAGAACGGTACCACCATTCTTCATCAGGTCGGCCAAGGTGGCACCCTGCGCATCGACAAGCCGGCCGCGAACACGCCGCCGCCGCAACCGGTCGCCAAGACAGAAGACAAGCCAGCCCCCACGGCCCCAGCGGCGAAGCCCTTGTCCCGGCTCGAGCAGCTCCGGCAGCAGGGTAAATAG
- a CDS encoding DoxX-like family protein: protein MPRARSWLRYLIGSVWIFHGLYSKLLHQIPRHEAIVGRVLGEDAAGWLTPMIGIAEILLGAWVLTAKWPRTCAATQTLALVSMNVLEIVFARDLLLWPAGMVAANLVLIASAWWLAKR, encoded by the coding sequence ATGCCCCGCGCGCGATCCTGGCTCCGCTATCTTATCGGCAGCGTGTGGATCTTCCACGGCCTCTACAGCAAACTCCTCCACCAGATTCCCCGCCACGAGGCGATTGTCGGGCGGGTGCTCGGGGAGGATGCCGCCGGATGGCTGACGCCGATGATCGGCATCGCCGAGATTCTGTTGGGCGCGTGGGTTTTAACGGCCAAATGGCCGCGCACCTGCGCCGCGACGCAGACGCTGGCCTTGGTCAGCATGAACGTGCTCGAAATCGTGTTCGCCCGCGACCTGCTGCTGTGGCCGGCAGGGATGGTGGCGGCGAATCTCGTCCTGATCGCTTCGGCGTGGTGGTTGGCGAAGCGCTGA
- a CDS encoding DUF1501 domain-containing protein, which translates to MKPTCPGNPLDRYASRREFLHVGLVGGLGLTLPQFLRQQAKADQKFYETREGVAKGIIHIFLPGGLAHQESFDPKPYAPAEYRGPFGAIDTKIPGVQFGEKLKELATLADKMTVIRSMSHGEAAHERGTHNMFTGYRPSPALEYPSYGSVISHEMGPKNNLPPYVCVPSVPNEFAGSGYLSSAFGPFALGSDPAQGNFQVRDLNLPGGCDEFRFNRRRSLLETVDSHFRSLEKSDAIDAMDSFYQHAYKLISSETAREAFNLKAEPDAMKDEYGRNDAGQRMLLARRLIEAGTRFVSLTVGGWDHHDNIKGNIEGQLPKVDKAIAALIRDLERRGMLESTLVMVTTEFGRTPKINPTGGRDHWPNVFSVMMAGGGFKQGYVHGSSDALGGGVDTDGITVEDLSTTIYNQIGITADKELMAPGGRPIEIVADGHVLDVLLAKKA; encoded by the coding sequence ATGAAACCGACCTGCCCCGGCAATCCGCTCGACCGCTACGCGTCCCGCCGCGAATTCCTCCACGTCGGCCTCGTCGGCGGGCTCGGGCTCACGCTTCCGCAATTCCTTCGCCAGCAGGCGAAAGCGGACCAGAAGTTCTATGAGACCCGCGAGGGTGTGGCAAAGGGCATCATCCACATTTTCCTGCCCGGCGGTCTCGCCCATCAGGAGTCCTTCGATCCCAAGCCCTACGCCCCGGCCGAATACCGCGGGCCCTTCGGCGCGATCGATACCAAGATCCCGGGCGTCCAGTTCGGCGAGAAGCTCAAGGAACTCGCCACGCTCGCCGACAAGATGACGGTCATCCGCTCGATGTCGCACGGCGAGGCTGCCCACGAGCGCGGCACGCACAACATGTTCACCGGCTACCGCCCGTCACCGGCGCTGGAGTATCCCTCCTACGGCTCGGTGATTTCCCACGAGATGGGGCCGAAGAACAACCTGCCGCCCTACGTCTGCGTGCCCAGCGTGCCGAACGAGTTCGCGGGCAGCGGCTACCTTTCCTCGGCCTTCGGCCCCTTCGCCCTTGGGTCGGACCCGGCGCAAGGGAACTTCCAGGTCCGTGACCTGAACCTGCCCGGCGGCTGCGATGAATTCCGCTTCAACCGCCGCCGCTCGCTGCTGGAGACCGTCGATTCCCATTTCCGCAGCTTGGAGAAATCCGACGCGATCGACGCGATGGATTCCTTCTATCAGCACGCCTACAAGCTGATCTCCTCCGAGACCGCCCGCGAGGCCTTCAACCTGAAGGCCGAGCCGGATGCGATGAAGGATGAATACGGCCGCAATGATGCGGGTCAGCGGATGCTGCTCGCCCGCCGCTTGATCGAGGCCGGCACGCGCTTCGTTTCTCTCACCGTCGGTGGCTGGGATCACCACGACAACATCAAGGGCAACATCGAAGGCCAGCTCCCGAAGGTGGACAAGGCGATCGCCGCGCTGATCCGCGATCTCGAACGCCGCGGCATGCTGGAATCGACGTTGGTCATGGTCACCACCGAATTCGGCCGCACGCCGAAGATCAACCCAACCGGTGGTCGCGACCACTGGCCGAACGTCTTCTCGGTGATGATGGCCGGCGGTGGCTTCAAGCAGGGCTATGTCCACGGTTCGTCCGATGCCCTCGGCGGCGGCGTGGACACGGACGGCATTACCGTGGAAGACCTTTCCACCACGATCTACAACCAGATCGGCATCACCGCGGACAAGGAACTCATGGCCCCCGGCGGCCGGCCGATTGAGATCGTTGCCGACGGCCACGTGCTGGATGTCCTGCTTGCGAAGAAGGCATGA
- a CDS encoding PDZ domain-containing protein → MKTTLAFLALPFLSVAPLSAQVDPSGPGQDLHELFDKMHREGATEEELRKLLADRSDKALLIEPEAPQEREREHQHPQPDRPAPEAPAWRVGLLVEPLLPFVRDHFGLDRNEGVRVVEVANGSPAHRLGIKVNDIVLSAGDKAISTLEDLRQVVERAGRAGQAFKLSWIHRGERKSAQVRPQGPPPAEAEKGDEGAAKRPAIMHRMEEMARRMERQQREIEELRREIEKLKRESRDDEE, encoded by the coding sequence ATGAAAACGACCCTCGCATTTCTCGCCCTCCCCTTTCTTTCCGTTGCCCCCCTGTCCGCCCAGGTGGATCCATCAGGTCCGGGACAGGACCTTCATGAACTCTTCGACAAGATGCACCGTGAAGGAGCGACCGAAGAGGAACTGCGCAAATTGCTGGCAGACCGCAGCGACAAGGCCCTGCTGATCGAGCCGGAAGCTCCGCAAGAACGCGAACGCGAACACCAGCACCCACAGCCCGACCGACCGGCACCGGAAGCCCCGGCGTGGCGCGTCGGACTGCTCGTCGAGCCGCTCCTTCCGTTCGTCCGCGACCATTTCGGGCTGGACAGGAACGAGGGCGTGCGAGTCGTCGAAGTGGCGAACGGCAGTCCCGCACACCGCTTGGGCATCAAGGTGAACGACATCGTTCTCTCCGCGGGAGACAAGGCGATCTCCACTCTGGAAGATCTGAGGCAAGTGGTAGAGCGCGCCGGCCGCGCAGGCCAGGCGTTCAAGCTCAGTTGGATTCACCGCGGCGAACGGAAGAGCGCGCAGGTGCGTCCCCAAGGACCGCCACCGGCCGAGGCTGAGAAGGGTGACGAAGGTGCTGCCAAGCGCCCGGCGATCATGCACCGGATGGAGGAAATGGCCCGCCGGATGGAACGCCAGCAGCGGGAGATCGAGGAACTCCGCCGCGAGATCGAGAAGTTGAAGCGCGAATCCCGCGACGACGAAGAGTGA
- a CDS encoding methylated-DNA--[protein]-cysteine S-methyltransferase gives MKSAPAAPDHDHAALVARACRRIEEADITPNLETLAGEAGLSPFHFQRVFKKVTGLSPKAWATAHRARRVQKELPKARSVTEAIYEAGFESNGRFYAESKRLLGMNAKAYRKGGKGETIRFAIGQSSLGGLLVASTDAGVCAILLGDDPQDLLEDLQRRFPKAELVGGDRDFERMVAQVAGHMERPGEPWKLPLDIRGTSFQLRVWKALQEIPPGHRATYAEIAEKLGELKAVRAVAGACAANKIAVAIPCHRVVRTDGGLSGYRWGVERKRALLDREAKR, from the coding sequence ATGAAATCCGCGCCCGCTGCACCCGATCACGATCACGCTGCGCTCGTCGCGCGGGCCTGCCGCCGCATCGAGGAGGCGGATATCACGCCGAACTTGGAGACCTTGGCTGGCGAGGCCGGCTTGAGCCCCTTCCATTTCCAGCGCGTTTTCAAGAAGGTCACCGGCCTGAGCCCTAAGGCCTGGGCAACCGCGCATAGGGCGCGCCGGGTACAAAAAGAACTCCCGAAAGCGCGCAGCGTGACCGAGGCGATCTACGAGGCTGGCTTCGAATCCAACGGTCGCTTCTACGCGGAGTCGAAGCGCCTGCTAGGCATGAACGCGAAGGCCTACCGCAAGGGCGGCAAAGGTGAGACGATCCGCTTTGCGATTGGCCAATCATCACTCGGGGGCCTGCTTGTCGCCTCCACGGATGCCGGGGTGTGCGCGATCCTTCTCGGCGATGACCCGCAGGATCTGTTAGAAGACCTTCAGCGGCGTTTCCCGAAGGCAGAACTGGTCGGCGGGGACCGCGACTTCGAGCGCATGGTGGCGCAAGTGGCCGGGCACATGGAGCGCCCGGGAGAACCATGGAAGCTGCCCTTGGACATTCGTGGTACCAGCTTCCAACTCCGGGTGTGGAAGGCCTTGCAGGAGATTCCGCCGGGCCACAGGGCGACCTATGCCGAGATCGCGGAAAAGCTCGGCGAGCTCAAGGCCGTGCGCGCGGTCGCCGGTGCCTGCGCCGCCAACAAGATCGCCGTGGCTATTCCCTGCCACCGGGTGGTGCGCACCGATGGCGGGCTCTCCGGCTACCGCTGGGGTGTGGAACGGAAACGCGCGCTGCTGGATCGGGAGGCCAAGCGATGA
- a CDS encoding MOSC domain-containing protein — protein MTRVVIHGLYTSPGHNYFGHHDRAPGEHGVLEHEEVELVAGRGIPGDRFFDWKDDYKGQVTLIDRSVIDEIRQHAENPDLPPSAFRRNVVVSGIDLNRLVGRVFRLGDALLEGTQKCAPCYWMDEACGKAGTEKLMHNRGGLRCRILESGHIHLGEAEFAT, from the coding sequence GTGACCCGCGTCGTCATTCACGGCCTCTACACCTCGCCCGGCCACAACTACTTCGGCCACCACGACCGGGCCCCGGGCGAGCATGGAGTGCTGGAGCACGAAGAAGTCGAGTTGGTGGCCGGTCGCGGGATCCCGGGCGACCGCTTTTTCGATTGGAAGGACGACTACAAGGGTCAAGTCACGCTGATCGACCGCTCGGTCATCGATGAAATCCGCCAGCACGCGGAGAATCCGGACCTGCCGCCGTCTGCCTTCCGCCGGAATGTGGTGGTTTCGGGCATCGACCTGAACCGGTTGGTCGGCCGCGTCTTCCGGCTCGGCGATGCCTTGCTGGAGGGTACCCAGAAGTGCGCCCCGTGCTACTGGATGGATGAGGCCTGCGGGAAGGCCGGCACGGAGAAGCTGATGCACAACCGCGGCGGCCTGCGTTGCCGGATTCTGGAAAGCGGCCACATTCACCTCGGCGAGGCGGAATTCGCCACCTGA
- a CDS encoding PDZ domain-containing protein: MKLAVILGIALVGLAVAEDARPEAPANGQVLRGVSNTPWLGLDFDPMSEAVHAQIPALPPGIGFVVTQVAPGSPAEKAGVKPHDIFWKLGDQLIANKAQLKTLLNLKKEGEEVNLALYRSGQPLTVAVMLGRQPGDRLLAETPGKPTAQPDMPMKILQPSASSAKIEAADGKVILTLVNGRAEVKIVSSDGTVIFEGPVKDVQGVSLVPEPWKQRVSVLERGLAHTMDNPRPPRLRVLPPATEQ, from the coding sequence GTGAAGCTCGCCGTTATCCTGGGAATCGCTCTCGTCGGCCTCGCCGTGGCGGAGGACGCGCGCCCCGAAGCGCCGGCCAACGGGCAGGTCCTGCGTGGCGTGAGCAATACGCCGTGGCTGGGTTTGGATTTCGACCCGATGAGCGAGGCGGTCCACGCACAGATCCCGGCTCTTCCGCCGGGGATCGGGTTCGTGGTGACCCAGGTCGCACCGGGTAGCCCGGCGGAGAAAGCCGGAGTGAAACCTCACGATATCTTTTGGAAGCTGGGCGACCAGTTGATCGCCAACAAGGCACAGCTCAAGACCTTGCTGAACCTCAAGAAGGAGGGTGAGGAGGTGAATCTCGCGCTCTATCGGTCCGGGCAGCCGCTCACGGTGGCGGTAATGCTCGGTCGCCAACCGGGTGACCGGTTGCTCGCAGAAACTCCCGGGAAGCCGACGGCCCAGCCCGACATGCCGATGAAGATTCTTCAACCTTCCGCAAGCAGCGCGAAAATCGAAGCTGCTGACGGGAAAGTCATCCTGACTCTGGTCAACGGGCGGGCTGAGGTGAAGATCGTCTCCAGCGACGGCACGGTCATTTTCGAGGGACCGGTCAAGGACGTCCAAGGAGTGTCACTGGTTCCGGAGCCTTGGAAACAGCGCGTCAGCGTCTTGGAGCGAGGCTTGGCCCATACGATGGACAATCCGCGTCCACCCCGCCTGCGGGTTCTTCCGCCAGCGACAGAGCAATAA